The sequence TGTCCTGTGCCATATGGCTCACCCATCACTCCCGCTCGGATCTCTCCCTTTTCTTACTCCCTTCATtccctcttctttctttttccattttccctgttcccccctccctctcccttcccaccctcaCGTCCCCTCTCTCTTCAACCcttcctttctcctctctcccttcctctctcccttcaacccctatcttccccctcccccctctccctccctattcccctcccttccccatctttccctccctctctccacccctcctttGCCCTCTCCCACTTCCCTCCCcatcctttcccttcccctctcatccccccctccctccctcctccccccaccccagacacAGCTGGGAACAGCAGAGACAGCCCGCGGCTCGGACACATGCTGCTGGCCAGCCTGTGCCCTGCCCTCACCGCTGTGCTGGGCGATGGGTTGAAGGTGTACCGACACGACCTGGTCATGGGCAGGAGGCCCAAACTCCCCCTGGACCGTGGTAGAAATCTCTGTGAAAGCAGGTAGGTCCCTCATTCACTGTGGCTCAGATCCCCACTCCATGATCCCACCTCAGGGTGCCCCCTCACTGGAGGATTATCTACCATTACCTTTgcacttcaagttcaagtttattgtcatctgattgcaccctGATGAAATTGTGTTCtctagtccttggtgcaaaatacgcggacataacacacacacagacaaacaatacacatgcagggcaagtattcatatatacaaaaccttgttttgtgaatatgagggtctcagagggtcagtgtgagccgtttctttggtcgttcagcattctcactgcccatgggaacaagctgttccccagcctggtggtcctggctctgatcctcctggatctcttccccgactggagcagctggaagatgctgtgtgcggggtggaaggggtcctcgatgattttgcgcaccctcttcagacaacaatcccgataTATCACTTCTATTTgggtgaggtggggagagaggccccagtgatcctctctaccgttcctgtggatggacctccaatccatttctctgcagcgaccgtccgtcctgcagccggccaggacactctggatagagctcctgtaggttggcatgatggtggccagGAGCCTTacccgtttcagtcttctcagtaagtgcagtcgctgttgcgccttcctgacaagtgaggagattttgAGTGTCCACAAAAGGTCACTAGTTAATTGGACTCCACAGAACTCGTATATCAAGGAGTTCCTGTACCTGTGTGGCCTGCAACCAATAGGAATGTCACTTCATGTATGTATGGCAAACAATCGATCAGTTATTCATCCATTCCCCTTTGGGGCTGGATCTGAACCCTGGGACCTCCATCCCAGCTGTGAGAGCATCTTCAGCTGTTCAAGGGGGCAGTTCTCACTCCCACACCTACCTCGAGGGGGTCGATAGGgataggcaataaatgctggccttgtgaCCGTTTCTCTCGttttcctcccaacccacccccccaacagaTCACACTCCGCGGCACCTGTACAACGTGTTCCATCAGCTCGATGGACTCTCCCAGCTCAGCAACTCCCAGCGGAAGTTCAATGCCTTTGTGTTTGCTCTGTTGAAGTAAGTGTCAGGAGGTGGGATttgcccctctccttccctccctctccttccctccctctccccttcctcttccctcctcctctctttcccttctcctctccttccccttccctccccctccttccctccttctctccttccctccccctcctcccatcccctccccctccttccccctcccctccccttcctcctcttcccttcctttctctccttccctcccccctcctcttccttccttccttccctccctcctccccttccctcctctcttttcccctctcctgCTTTCACTCTCCcaccttcctcccctctccctccttcctcccttcatCCCTCACTTCCTCTccagctcttccccccccccccccacacacatgcacccatgacCATTTGTACTCACACTTTGCACCATCTttttccccacagcctcaagctACTTGATTTCTGGATGGCTTCCCTGCAAAACTATGCAGGTGAGTGCTTCCCGACtcctcgctctctccccgctccacCGAGTCCCTGAGGAACTCTACACACTGTCGGCCTCACCCCCGGGTGCCCCTGACctctcgctctctcccctctccacagGAGCCCTGAAGACTCTCTACACCCCGTCAGCCTTCCTATGTCTCTCTCACTCTGGGGTCTTCGAGGAACTTCTGCTCCTTTTGCAGCCTCTCTCCGCCCTCTCCTTCCAGCTGGACCCCCTCTTTGAGTACCACCACTCCCCCCAGGCCTCCGAGATGGCCAAGCCTGGACACACAGTGCTGAGTGCAGATCAGCTGGACAGGACCTGGCGGCAAGGAGATGAGGAACTGTGCGCTCCAACGGCAGGCCAGACCTTTCCGGGTTCACCAGCAGGGGTAGAGGAGGGCTACAGGTTGCAGGAGACTCTCGACCAGGTGTCGTCATGGGCATGGAGACTTGGACGGGCAGTACTGGAGCTCGGGGTGGACCGAGAGGCACAGAGCGCTACCAGGCCATCGGATGTCAGTGTAGGCTGGTGGGGTCAGCTGGCCAGGAGCTGCCAAGTGGACCTCCTGCTCCCCCATCGCCCCTCAAGAGGCCTGggtacagggccttggtggggagaggTGGCCAGAGCACAGTACAATCCCATGCCCGGGGCACAGCGGGATTCCATGGTGGGAGCACAGCATGATCTCACAGCTGAAGCAGAGAGCAATCCCACGAATGGAGTACAGCACAATCCCATGGCCAGAGCACAGGGCACTCCCACAGATGGTGCAGGGCTCGAGGACAGGCCCTGGGACATTCCACACAGCACGGGGACACCTCGGCTAACCCTGGCCTCGCTCTTCGGTGCCAGGATCCCCAGCATCCACTCTCCCCGTCACCCGGAGCACTCACGGAGCAGGTAAAGAGGCACTTCCTCCACCCCTCGGTCCCATCCTCACTTCCCTCTCCCTAATCTCtccacaccctccctccccatcacctctctctccctcctcctcctccctccccctccatctttccctcacacctccagccctccctcatccctccctcccactcccctctccatcactccctccctcacacctctcccttccccatctctccttcacctccccccccctcccctatccttcctcttccccactccctctcccacttCCCCTTCAGTCCCCCAGGCCAGGGTCCAcccagagagggtgcagagactcACTAGGAGGTTTGCAGGTCTGGGCCTTATGGAGAAGGGGGGACATTTCCCACTGAAGTGGGGCAggctgaggtggtgggggggaaaggggggccACATGGAGGTCTAAAAAATCCAGAGATGTCTGGATCAGATGGAGTCCCCCTGGGGGCACAGGATACAGAGCAAGTGCTGAAAGAAGTGGTGGCGGTGGGCGTTGCTCAAGGGGGTAATAGCCAAACGAGgtttggcatgggcttgtgggatcCTGGTCTGAACCCCACGATGGAGAGACAgcccctccctctgtctctccagTGGGAAAATGCATGAAGCTTTCATTAAAGAAAATAGCAAGGCTTCTGGAGTGAAATgaatccatcaggcagacacagcatagaTTCAGCAAAGACAGGATACAATgagtggtagatagaggggaacagctgGACGTTGATTACCTGGATtcccagaaggtgtttgataaggtgctgcataaaagacttATGCAGAAGATCAGGGTGCATGGAGTTGGGGGGTGacgtattagcatggatagaggattggttaaccaatagaaagcagagagttggggtacaggGGTGTTTCTGGTTAGCATTCAGGATGCCACAGGGGGtccataactttaaaaaaaaatcaaatgtagaCATACACCTCAGTAACAGGtcgtttcggcccacaagcccaagcctacaccccattaacctacaaccccggtacgttttgaagggtgggaggaaacgggagcccccgggggaaacccacgcagacacgaggagaacatacagactccttacaaaaagcgtgggattcgaacaccagatccgatcgctggtg comes from Narcine bancroftii isolate sNarBan1 chromosome 5, sNarBan1.hap1, whole genome shotgun sequence and encodes:
- the rusc1 gene encoding LOW QUALITY PROTEIN: AP-4 complex accessory subunit RUSC1 (The sequence of the model RefSeq protein was modified relative to this genomic sequence to represent the inferred CDS: deleted 1 base in 1 codon) — encoded protein: MADGGAKPAREDPSLLRPVQSYLLCFSFPNPSYSHIEPPTTDDSRDPETGRPSPVGAYTPPQRGSLFLPSSPGHHSLCSPPFLRRWSFPPSYLAPVPYLPLGCPSPLGLFFSLASPSPDLPNPRDIHPPQSAGRSDRGSGVSGEGFSIWNTGMDRSPSTPCESSRKHRRMDEVTPAAAISSPCLETKGTTLNPMSKRGLVWAVSVAVDNVIAHFSAARNVVQKVGAKLPKVVRVGGVDTAGNSRDSPRLGHMLLASLCPALTAVLGDGLKVYRHDLVMGRRPNSPWTVVEISVKAATVRPAAGQDTLDRAPVGWHDGGQEPYPFQSSQSLVNWTPQNSYIKEFLYLCGLQPIGMSLHVCMANNRSVIHPFPFGAGSEPWDLHPSYHTPRHLYNVFHQLDGLSQLSNSQRKFNAFVFALLNLKLLDFWMASLQNYAGALKTLYTPSAFLCLSHSGVFEELLLLLQPLSALSFQLDPLFEYHHSPQASEMAKPGHTVLSADQLDRTWRQGDEELCAPTAGQTFPGSPAGVEEGYRLQETLDQVSSWAWRLGRAVLELGVDREAQSATRPSDVSVGWWGQLARSCQVDLLLPHRPSRGLGTGPWWGEVARAQYNPMPGAQRDSMVGAQHDLTAEAESNPTNGVQHNPMARAQGTPTDGAGLEDRPWDIPHSTGTPRLTLASLFGARIPSIHSPRHPEHSRSRLPSDWLQLNIINLWRAPSAKTARPLGTGEVKTQGGENRFSARMVRTLCDHQAVEDGHLDFRRGETLEVLGCFNDAWIRCRRGNTSGLVPIEYTSLV